The following coding sequences are from one uncultured Desulfobacter sp. window:
- the aroF gene encoding 3-deoxy-7-phosphoheptulonate synthase, with protein MNILRLSATPDLSQQQHEITILKKICPEAERISDTCFVRVNDCIHGQDFLALDFVREVVDDVPPYPLSCRKLMAIPPWVALGRDDDPAGERIGDGCAPLIIAGPCAVETWDRTAAIAQDLSELGIKYMRGGAYKPRTSPYGFQGLKKDGLEILNRIKREFGLKIVTEVMSTGKIDEVSEVADILQVGTRNMFHYAFLEELGKSNTPVLLKRGMAAAMKEWLLGAEYILSRGNRRVILCERGIKTFETATRNTLDLGVVSLVKQRSLLPVVVDPSHATGRRSLIEPMSLAAMACGADGLEIEVHNDPDNAWVDGHQSITPKALGRLLDKLNIARRQAAAAVPA; from the coding sequence ATGAATATCCTAAGACTTTCCGCTACCCCGGACCTTAGTCAACAGCAGCATGAAATAACTATTTTAAAAAAAATCTGCCCGGAAGCCGAAAGAATCTCGGATACATGCTTTGTCAGGGTCAATGATTGCATTCACGGCCAGGATTTTCTGGCCCTTGATTTTGTCCGGGAAGTGGTCGATGATGTCCCGCCCTACCCCTTAAGTTGCAGAAAATTGATGGCCATCCCCCCCTGGGTGGCCCTTGGCCGGGATGATGATCCGGCGGGGGAACGCATCGGAGACGGGTGCGCCCCCCTGATCATCGCCGGCCCGTGTGCCGTGGAGACCTGGGACCGGACAGCCGCCATCGCCCAGGATCTGAGCGAATTAGGCATAAAATATATGCGGGGCGGGGCCTATAAACCCCGGACCAGCCCCTACGGATTCCAGGGGCTTAAAAAGGACGGACTGGAAATTTTGAACCGGATCAAACGTGAATTCGGCCTTAAAATTGTCACCGAGGTGATGAGTACCGGGAAAATTGACGAGGTGTCGGAAGTGGCCGACATCCTCCAGGTGGGAACCCGAAACATGTTTCATTACGCCTTTCTCGAAGAATTGGGAAAAAGCAACACGCCGGTGCTGCTCAAGCGCGGCATGGCCGCAGCCATGAAAGAGTGGCTTCTGGGGGCCGAATATATTTTAAGCCGGGGCAACCGCCGGGTGATCCTGTGTGAACGGGGAATTAAAACCTTTGAGACCGCCACCCGGAACACTTTAGATCTGGGCGTGGTTTCCCTGGTTAAGCAGCGCAGCCTCTTGCCGGTGGTTGTGGATCCGTCCCACGCCACGGGCCGCCGCAGCCTGATTGAACCCATGTCCCTGGCCGCCATGGCATGCGGGGCCGACGGCCTTGAAATTGAGGTCCACAATGATCCGGATAATGCCTGGGTGGACGGACATCAGTCCATCACCCCCAAAGCCCTAGGCCGCCTGCTCGATAAGCTGAATATCGCGCGCCGGCAAGCGGCAGCCGCTGTCCCGGCCTGA